The following proteins are co-located in the Sphaeramia orbicularis chromosome 24, fSphaOr1.1, whole genome shotgun sequence genome:
- the tnfaip2a gene encoding LOW QUALITY PROTEIN: tumor necrosis factor alpha-induced protein 2a (The sequence of the model RefSeq protein was modified relative to this genomic sequence to represent the inferred CDS: inserted 1 base in 1 codon) yields MKSFLSSQRRLSHSGGAEAEEDRAQTRKMKLPKLKFPGKKKNQQNISPDGGLIVEEVQEDQEQLESISRRLIMREEQLFGQDSHSEEDEDQLHKDLEALWLQIQMAVHNTFTSSTGDLEVLRSAVASIQQQEKQDQRWAGCPEDQVPVWRPQKCLRNHNILLQKVVQSRLKKAVEELADETNGLSSALKKEVCRMGSALKXDLLTVERTVKDCYPPEMDILNVYAGLYQHSFSTRLKDLAGSGVDVKDCSYLLFWTNHYYPNEVLKHKDLDGKIKTSCLGPLLPQDDLNRLEDQCLTHSETRVEMWLQTALKKEEEMWLSGGEPEFIDTYCFSPLALDVIQMINSVLTDLSCVVSDQAETGRITTHLESFLSSYRKAVEDFVKGDHGNVSSVIKAQLVCEEQLRDYITNQIGSLSEQQRQRCLDTLSALRDCGYSCLTCPFHSQKKQYCSQLWTPAWLDGSLPVIDCLLDSVNLRDLKNLKLTCRQWVLSVLYQDLVHYYMKKILRSRRKSREQQVEGAQRIRDDARKMDEFFTDQGCTDSSWLTQVLNSVAEILHLQDPGSVHLEMISLSRSFPDLSEAHMSALLLLKTGLSAADVRSIKASVQENRPLDFSTNQSPAFFSKVKVKSMKSMSNKIVQILKS; encoded by the exons ATGAAGTCTTTCCTGTCCAGTCAGAGGCGTCTAAGTCACTCAG GAGGTGCAGAGGCCGAAGAGGACAGAGCACAGACAAGGAAGATGAAGCTGCCAAAGTTGAAGTTCCCTGGAAAGaaaaagaaccaacagaacatCTCTCCAG ATGGGGGATTGATCGTTGAGGAGGTGCAGGAAGATCAGGAGCAGTTGGAGAGCATCAGCAGGAGGCTGATCATGAGGGAGGAGCAGCTGTTTGGTCAAGACTCCCATAGTGAGGAGGATGAGGACCAGCTCCACAAGGACCTGGAGGCCCTGTGGCTGCAGATCCAAATGGCCGTACACAACACCTTCACCTCCTCCACAGGGGATCTGGAGGTCCTGAGGAGCGCCGTGGCCTCCATCCAGCAGCAGGAGAAGCAGGACCAACGGTGGGCCGGCTGCCCAGAGGACCAGGTACCTGTTTGGCGTCCTCAGAAGTGTCTCCGTAATCACAACATACTGCTACAGAAGGTGGTCCAGTCCAGACTGAAGAAGGCTGTGGAGGAGCTTGCAGATGAAACCAATGGTCTGTCCTCAGCTCTGAAGAAGGAG GTGTGTAGGATGGGAAGCGCCCTGA GAGACCTACTGACCGTGGAGAGGACAGTGAAGGACTGCTACCCCCCAGAGATGGACATCCTGAATGTTTACGCCGGTCTATACCAGCACAGCTTCTCCACTAGGCTGAAGGACCTCGCTGGCTCTGGGGTGGACGTTAAGGACTGCAGCTACTTGCTGTTCTGGACCAACCACTACTACCCAAA TGAGGTGCTCAAACATAAGGATCTGGATGGAAAGATAAAGACCTCCTGTCTGGGTCCTCTATTGCCCCAGGACGACCTGAACCGCCTAGAGGACCAGTGTCTGACCCACAGTGAG ACCAGAGTGGAGATGTGGCTTCAAACAGCgctgaagaaagaagaagagatgTGGCTGAGTGGCGGAGAACCTGAGTTCATCGACACCTATTGCTTCAGTCCATTGGCGCTGGACGTCATCCAG ATGATCAACAGTGTCCTCACTGACCTCAGTTGTGTCGTCTCAGACCAGGCCGAAACTGGACGCATCACTACTCACCTAGAGAGCTTCCTCAGCAG CTATAGGAAAGCGGTGGAGGACTTTGTGAAGGGTGACCATGGTAATGTCAGCTCTGTGATCAAAGCCCAGCTGGTGTGTGAGGAGCAGCTCAG GGATTACATCACCAACCAAATAGGAAGTCTGTCAGAGCAGCAGAGACAGCGCTGTCTGGACACCCTGTCTGCGCTGAGGGATTGTGGGTACAGTTGTTTGACGTGTCCCTTTCACAGTCAAAAGAAG cagtATTGCTCTCAGCTGTGGACCCCTGCCTGGTTGGACGGTTCACTTCCTGTCATTGACTGTCTGCTGGATTCAGTGAACCTGAGAGATTTGAAGAATCTGAAGCTCACCTGTAGACAG TGGGTCCTTTCTGTCCTCTATCAGGACCTGGTTCATTACTACATGAAGAAGATcttgaggagcaggaggaagagcagagagcagcaggtGGAAGGGGCTCAGAGGATCAGGGATGACGCCCGTAAAATGGATGAGTTCTTTACAGACCAG GGCTGTACGGACTCATCGTGGCTTACTCAGGTTCTTAACAGCGTTGCAGAGATTCTCCATCTGCAGGATCCTGGAAGTGTCCACCTGGAGATGATTAGTTTGTCCAGGAGCTTCCCTGATCTCAG TGAGGCTCACATGTCGGCCCTCCTCCTCCTGAAAACTGGCCTATCAGCAGCTGATGTTCGCTCCATTAAGGCAAGTGTGCAGGAGAACCGCCCCCTAGACTTCTCCACCAATCAGAGCCCTGCGTTCTTCTCCAAGGTGAAGGTGAAGTCAATGAAGTCAATGAGTAATAAGATTGTTCAGATCCTGAAGAGCTGA